The Kribbella shirazensis genomic interval TCCTCGTTCGCGAGCAGCTTGTCCATGCCCTTGTTCGCGGCGTCCTCGTCCTTGACCTGGACCGCGACCACCGGGATCGGCTCGTCCTTGCCCTCGGCCGGCGGCAGCGCGGCGAACCCGGCACGGTCACCCAGCCACGGCTTGACGTCCTTCTCGAAGTCGACGTCGGCGAGGTCGTCGCCGGCGGACTTCTTGATCTGCTCGAACAGCTTCTGGCGCAGGTCGTCCTGCTCCCCGGTGAGGCCGAGGTTCTCCTTCACCGAAGGGAACTTCATCAGGAAGCGGACCGCGTTGACCTTCTGGCCGGCCGACGGGTTCAGGTCCACGCGGGCGTAACCGACCGCGGTCCCCGGCAGCACGTCGGACGGCTGCTTGCCGCCGCCACCGAGCTTGCCGTAGGCAAAGACTCCGCCGCCGGCGACCACCAGCACCATCGCGAGGGCGGCGATGATCGGGATCAGCTTGCCACGGCGCTTCTTCGGCTCCGGCTGCCACTGCTGCGGTCCACCGAACCCGGGGCCCTGCGGCGGCTGCCCACCGACGTGCAGCTGCTCGTACGACGTCTGCCCCGGCTGCCCGTATTGCGGGCCGCCCTGGCCGTACTGCGCTCCGCCCGGACCGTACAGCGCACCCTGCGGCGCGCCGTGCTGAGGTGCACCGTGCTGGGGCCCGTTGCCCTGCGGCACGCCAGGCTGCTGGCCGTACTGCGGGCCGCCCTGCTGGGGACCGCCGTACTGCTGGCCCTGCCGAGGCCCGCCCTGCTGATGACCGCCCTGCTGCGGACCGGGCTGCTGTGGGCCGCCGTACGGCTGGCCCTGCTGCGGGCGCTGCTGCGGCGGACCCTGCGGACCGGGCTGCTGCCCCGGGCCGCCCTGCTGAGGCCACTGGTTCTGGCCTTGGGGCGGACCGTACTGCGGCTGCGGACCGCCGGCGCCTGGGTACCTGGGTGGTTGGTTCTGGTCGGACATATGCTCCCTCGCTGGCTCCGGTGGCCTCACACCACCGGACCTGCAAAGGCTAGTGGACCGGCGGTGCAGAGTCGGACGCAGCAGGTTGCGAAGTGGTTGCAACAGGCTCGGCCCGCCAGGTCGTGGCCGCGATGATCGCGCAGGCCAGGGCGGCACCGACCAGCCAGGACGCGGCCGGGGTCCAGGTGTGCAACTCGAGTGGGGCCGCGACCAGATCACCCGGACGGGCCGCCCGCAGCCGCGGGTCGAGCGGGTCGTGCCCGAGGAGCATGCCGACGCCCCACGACACCCCGGCGCCGAGACAGGCGCCGAGCACAACGATCGCCACCGACCACGGCCCATAGTTCCGCAGCCACCAGAACAGTGCGCTGCCGAGCACCACCGCGGCGACGAACCCGATCGCGGTGAACGTCCCGTCGGGCCCGAAGATCCGGGTCATCTGCTCCTCGCCGAGCGCCCCGCCCTGCTCGTCCACCTTGTACTGCGCCAGCGGCGAGAACTGCTGCCACGCCCAGCCGGCCACCACACCGGCGACCAGGAACACGACCACAGTCACCACAACGGCCTTCGCCCAGGGCAACGCCGGCTCCTCCGCCGCAGGCGCCCCGAACGGGCGGAACGACGGCGCCGCGCCGTACGGCGAAGACTGAGACGACTCCGGTTGACTCACGACGCCAGTGTGACGTATCGGTTCCACCATCGGTCAGCTGGCCAGGCAGGACGGGCCGAGGAGGGCCTTCAGGTCGGCCATCAGGGCTGAGGTGGGAGTGACGCGGAAACGGTCGCCGATCCGCATGACGGTGGTCTTCTGGCGGGCCTGGAGGCGGAGCTGGACCTCCGTCATCCCGGGGTGGGACTGCAGGATGTCGCGCAGCGAGTCGACGACCGGTGGGGTGCAGCGGTTGACGGCCATGGTGATCACGACCGGACCGCTCGGGCCCTCGGTGAGGTCGGGGACGACGACCTCGTCGCCGCTCAGCTCGAGCCGGTCCTCACGACGGCGTACCCGGCCCTTCATCAGGATGATCGCGTCGTTGGTCAGCAGGTGCGCGTGCAACTGGTACGCCGAGGAGAACATCATCACCTCGATCGAACCTTCGAGGTCCTCGATGGTGACGATCGCGTAGATGTCGCCGCGCTTGTTCACCTTCCGCTGGACCGCGGTGACCAGACCGCCGATCGTCACCCGGCTGCCGTCCGGACGGTCCTCGTCCGCGAGCAGCTGACCGATCGTGCAGTCCGACCCGTTGGTCAGCACGTGCTCGACGCCGAACAGCGGGTGGTCGGACACGTACAGACCAAGCATGTCGCGCTCGTGGGCGAGCTTGGTCGCCTTGTCCCACTCCTCGATCTCCGGCACCGTCACGGTCAGGCGGCTGTTGCCCTCGCCCTCGTCCGCCTCGTCGTCGCCCATCGAGAACAGGTCGAACTGGCCGTGCGCCTCGTTCCGCTTGAGGTCGATCGCCTCGTCGACGGCCTGCTCGTGCACCGCGACGACCGCGCGCCGCGCGTGCCCCATCGAGTCGAACGAACCGGCCTTGGCCAGCGACTCGATGACGCGCTTGTTGCAGACCGGCAGCGGCACCTTGTCGATGAAGTCGACGAAGTCGGTGAACCGGCCCTTCTCCTCCCGGGCCGCGACGATCTCGGCGACCACGTTCACGCCGACGTTGCGGATCGCGGACAGGCCGAAGCGGATGTCGGTGCCGACCGGGGTGAAGTTCGAGTCCGACTCGTTGACGTCCGGCGGCAGCACCTTGATGCCCATCCGGCGGCACTCGTTCAGGTAGATGGCCATCTTGTCCTTGTCGTCCTTCACGGACGTCAGAACAGCGGCCATGTACTCCGCCGGGTAGTTCGCCTTCAGGTACGCCGTCCAGTACGACACCAGGCCGTACGCCGCGGAGTGCGCCTTGTTGAACGCGTAGTCGGAGAACGGGACCAGCACGTCCCAGAGCGCCTTGATCGACTGCTCGGAGAAGCCGTTCGCCTTCATGCCCTCGGAGAAGCCGACGTACTCCGCGTCGAGCACCTCGCGCTTCTTCTTGCCCATCGCCCGGCGGAGCAGATCCGCTTTGCCGAGCGTGTACCCGGCGAGCTGCTGGGCGATCGCCATGACCTGCTCCTGGTAGACGATCAGGCCGTACGTCGTGCCGAGGATCGGCTCGAGCGCCTGGGCGAGCTCGTCGTGCGGGTAGCTGATCTCCTGCTGCTTGTTCTTCCGCAGGGCGTAGTTCGTGTGGCTGTTCGCACCCATCGGGCCGGGACGGTAGAGCGCGCCGACCGCGGAGATGTCCTCGAAGTTGTCCGGCCGCATCAGCCGCAGCAGCGCCCGCATCGGGCCGCCGTCGAACTGGAACACGCCGAGCGTGTCACCGCGGGCGAGCAACTCGTACGTCGGTTGGTCGTCGAGGGTCTTGGCCAGCTCGTCGAGGTCGAGCTTGATCCCGCGGCTCGCCTCGACGTTCTTGACCGCGTCGTCCATGATCGTCAGGTTCCGCAGGCCCAGGAAGTCCATCTTGACCAGGCCGAGCGTCTCGCAGCTCGGGTAGTCGAACTGGGTGATGACCTGGCCGTCCTGCTCGCGGCGCATGATCGGGATCAGGTCGATCAGCGGCTCGCTGGACATGATCACGCCGGCCGCGTGCACACCCCACTGGCGCTTCAGGTTCTCCAGGCCGCGGGCGGTGTCGACGATCTTGCGGACGTCGGCGTCGGACTCGTACAGCGAGCGGAACTCGGCCGCCTCGGAGTACCGCTTGTGGCCCGAGTCGAAGATGCCGGACAGCGGGATGTCCTTGCCCATCACGGTCGGCGGCATCGCCTTGGTGATCCGGTCGCCCATCGCGAACGGGTAGTCCAGCACCCGGCCGGCGTCCTTGATCGCCTGCTTGGCCTTGATCGTGCCGTACGTGACGATCATCGCGACCCGGTCGTCGCCGTACTTCTCGGTGACGTAGCGGATCACCTCGGGGCGGCGGCGGTCGTCGAAGTCGACGTCGAAGTCGGGCATCGACATACGTTCCGGGTTCAGGAAGCGCTCGAAGATCAGGCCGTGCTGGAGCGGGTCCAGGTCGGTGATGCGCATCGCGTACGCGCACATCGAGCCGGCGCC includes:
- a CDS encoding DUF3352 domain-containing protein, whose amino-acid sequence is MSDQNQPPRYPGAGGPQPQYGPPQGQNQWPQQGGPGQQPGPQGPPQQRPQQGQPYGGPQQPGPQQGGHQQGGPRQGQQYGGPQQGGPQYGQQPGVPQGNGPQHGAPQHGAPQGALYGPGGAQYGQGGPQYGQPGQTSYEQLHVGGQPPQGPGFGGPQQWQPEPKKRRGKLIPIIAALAMVLVVAGGGVFAYGKLGGGGKQPSDVLPGTAVGYARVDLNPSAGQKVNAVRFLMKFPSVKENLGLTGEQDDLRQKLFEQIKKSAGDDLADVDFEKDVKPWLGDRAGFAALPPAEGKDEPIPVVAVQVKDEDAANKGMDKLLANEDEKPGRAFSDGYMILAENQATVDSAVATAKDNPLTKNAKFSADMDKLGEQGFVSGWADAKALASMSGKVDSGQLAGLGDATAAVALRFEPSHVELKGIAHGDKSVKVNSADAAELVTKLPNSTAGAIAISGGESLIDTAWQQVQKAGGENLQPMLEQLAQETGLKLPDDLKTLAGKNIAAAIDKDTANGPKVAIRMQTDPAKAEEVVGKLTTLLRERSSGNIPIKTVKNNDSLVAATSEEYAQQVLQGGNLGDTENFKQALPDTKGAVMIGYVDFEAAGSLSERFSEDKDLSALRSAGVVARSTGDGEAEYTLRVVTK
- the dnaE gene encoding DNA polymerase III subunit alpha translates to MASSDSFVHLHVHTEYSMLDGAARIDELFKTAQEMGMPAIATTDHGYVFGAYEFWKTAKKYDVKPIIGVEAYLTPHTHRSERKRVKWGDANSGRDDVSGSGAYTHMTLLAKNTSGMHNLFKMSSLASLEGYYFKPRMDRELLNTYGQGLIATTGCPSGEVQTRLRLGQYKEAVEAAAEFRDIFGRENFYCELMDHGLGIERDIQKDLLRLAKELDLPLVATNDLHYTKPEDSTAHAALLCVQSGSTLSDPNRFKFDANEFYVKTAAEMREVWKDFPEACDNTLLIAEQCDVGFTEGEGRFMPRFPCPEGHNEESWFVSEVETGLHFRYPGGVPDHVRKQAEYEIEVIVSKGYAGYFLVVADFINWAKKNGIRVGPGRGSGAGSMCAYAMRITDLDPLQHGLIFERFLNPERMSMPDFDVDFDDRRRPEVIRYVTEKYGDDRVAMIVTYGTIKAKQAIKDAGRVLDYPFAMGDRITKAMPPTVMGKDIPLSGIFDSGHKRYSEAAEFRSLYESDADVRKIVDTARGLENLKRQWGVHAAGVIMSSEPLIDLIPIMRREQDGQVITQFDYPSCETLGLVKMDFLGLRNLTIMDDAVKNVEASRGIKLDLDELAKTLDDQPTYELLARGDTLGVFQFDGGPMRALLRLMRPDNFEDISAVGALYRPGPMGANSHTNYALRKNKQQEISYPHDELAQALEPILGTTYGLIVYQEQVMAIAQQLAGYTLGKADLLRRAMGKKKREVLDAEYVGFSEGMKANGFSEQSIKALWDVLVPFSDYAFNKAHSAAYGLVSYWTAYLKANYPAEYMAAVLTSVKDDKDKMAIYLNECRRMGIKVLPPDVNESDSNFTPVGTDIRFGLSAIRNVGVNVVAEIVAAREEKGRFTDFVDFIDKVPLPVCNKRVIESLAKAGSFDSMGHARRAVVAVHEQAVDEAIDLKRNEAHGQFDLFSMGDDEADEGEGNSRLTVTVPEIEEWDKATKLAHERDMLGLYVSDHPLFGVEHVLTNGSDCTIGQLLADEDRPDGSRVTIGGLVTAVQRKVNKRGDIYAIVTIEDLEGSIEVMMFSSAYQLHAHLLTNDAIILMKGRVRRREDRLELSGDEVVVPDLTEGPSGPVVITMAVNRCTPPVVDSLRDILQSHPGMTEVQLRLQARQKTTVMRIGDRFRVTPTSALMADLKALLGPSCLAS